In the genome of Pseudomonas sp. HS6, one region contains:
- a CDS encoding succinylglutamate desuccinylase/aspartoacylase family protein translates to MRHQIHDLLAPLPGTARQIHSFHFGPDKAQGKIYIQSSLHADELPGMLVAWHLKQRLAELEAAGRLRSEIVLVPVANPVGLEQVLMDVPLGRYELESGQNFNRWFVDLSEEIGNEIESQLCDDPQRNLELIRTSLRNALARHTATTQLQSQRLTLQRLACDADMVLDLHCDFESVVHLYTTPEAWPQVEPLARYIESQASLLATDSGGQSFDECFTLLWWQLKERFGEHFEIPLGSFSVTVELRGQGDVTHPLASRDCEALLDYLIHFGAIAGEPKPLPHLPFPATPLAGVEPVVTPLGGLLVYTATPGQHLEAGQKIAEIIDPITDRVTPVHCTASGLLYARSLRRMATAGMVIAHVAGAEAYRSGYLLSP, encoded by the coding sequence ATGCGCCACCAGATACATGATCTGCTGGCCCCGCTGCCGGGGACCGCACGACAGATCCACAGCTTTCACTTCGGCCCGGACAAGGCCCAAGGCAAGATCTACATCCAGTCCTCGCTACACGCCGACGAACTGCCCGGCATGCTCGTGGCCTGGCACCTCAAGCAGCGCCTGGCGGAGCTGGAAGCCGCCGGCCGCCTGCGCAGCGAAATCGTGCTGGTGCCGGTGGCCAACCCGGTCGGCCTCGAACAAGTGTTGATGGACGTGCCACTGGGCCGTTACGAGCTGGAGAGCGGGCAGAACTTCAACCGCTGGTTCGTCGACCTCAGCGAAGAAATCGGTAACGAAATCGAATCGCAGCTCTGCGACGACCCGCAGCGCAACCTCGAACTGATCCGCACCAGCCTGCGCAACGCCCTCGCCCGCCACACCGCCACGACTCAGCTGCAATCCCAGCGCCTGACGCTGCAACGGCTGGCGTGCGATGCGGACATGGTGCTGGACCTGCACTGCGATTTCGAATCCGTCGTTCACCTTTACACCACGCCCGAAGCCTGGCCGCAGGTCGAGCCGTTGGCGCGCTATATCGAATCCCAAGCGAGCCTGCTGGCCACCGACTCCGGCGGCCAGTCGTTCGATGAGTGCTTCACCCTGCTGTGGTGGCAATTGAAGGAGCGCTTCGGCGAACACTTCGAGATTCCGCTGGGCAGTTTCTCGGTCACCGTAGAGTTGCGTGGTCAAGGGGACGTCACCCATCCGCTGGCCAGCCGTGACTGTGAAGCGTTGCTCGATTACCTGATCCACTTCGGCGCCATCGCCGGCGAGCCGAAACCGCTGCCGCACCTGCCGTTCCCCGCCACGCCGCTGGCGGGTGTGGAGCCGGTCGTGACACCGCTCGGCGGGCTGCTGGTGTACACCGCCACGCCCGGCCAACACCTGGAAGCCGGGCAGAAAATCGCCGAAATCATTGATCCGATCACTGATCGTGTCACGCCTGTCCATTGCACCGCTTCCGGTCTTCTCTACGCCCGCTCGCTGCGGCGCATGGCGACGGCCGGCATGGTGATCGCCCACGTCGCGGGCGCCGAAGCCTATCGCAGCGGCTACTTACTTTCGCCTTGA
- a CDS encoding ABC transporter ATP-binding protein, with protein MYKLTVEGLHKSYGDHQVLKGVSLKAKTGDVISLIGASGSGKSTFLRCINFLEQPNDGAMSLDGQAIRMVTDRHGMHVADADELQRLRTRLAMVFQHFNLWSHMTVLENITMAPRRVLGCSKQEADDRARRYLEKVGLPARVADQYPAFLSGGQQQRVAIARALAMEPEVMLFDEPTSALDPELVGEVLKVIQGLAEEGRTMIMVTHEMSFARKVSSQVLFLHQGLVEEEGAPEDVLGNPKSERLKQFLSGNLK; from the coding sequence ATGTACAAACTGACCGTAGAAGGCCTGCACAAAAGCTATGGCGACCATCAGGTGCTCAAAGGCGTTTCGCTCAAGGCCAAAACCGGCGACGTGATCAGTCTGATCGGCGCCAGCGGCTCGGGCAAAAGCACCTTTTTGCGCTGCATCAACTTTCTCGAACAACCCAACGACGGCGCGATGAGCCTCGACGGCCAGGCGATCCGCATGGTCACCGACCGCCACGGCATGCACGTCGCCGACGCCGATGAACTGCAACGCCTGCGCACGCGGCTGGCGATGGTGTTCCAGCACTTCAACCTGTGGAGCCACATGACGGTGCTGGAAAACATCACCATGGCCCCGCGCCGGGTGCTCGGTTGCAGCAAACAGGAAGCCGACGACCGCGCTCGTCGTTATCTGGAAAAGGTCGGCCTGCCGGCACGGGTGGCCGATCAATACCCGGCCTTCCTGTCTGGCGGCCAGCAGCAACGGGTGGCCATCGCCCGCGCGTTGGCGATGGAGCCGGAAGTCATGCTGTTCGACGAACCGACTTCGGCACTCGACCCGGAACTGGTCGGCGAGGTGCTCAAGGTGATTCAGGGCCTGGCCGAAGAAGGCCGGACCATGATCATGGTCACCCACGAGATGAGTTTTGCGCGCAAAGTGTCGAGCCAGGTGCTGTTCCTGCACCAAGGGCTGGTGGAAGAAGAAGGCGCGCCGGAAGACGTGCTGGGCAACCCGAAGAGCGAACGCTTGAAGCAGTTCCTGAGCGGCAATCTCAAGTAA
- a CDS encoding ligase-associated DNA damage response DEXH box helicase: MGTSTDFAKHWFSARSWKPFAFQKQVWAAVKRGESGLLHASTGAGKTYAVWFAALNRLARSGPIVETPRKRPPLAEPLTVLWITPMRALAADTARALQTPLDDLHIPWSIGLRTGDTGSSERARQNRRLPTTLITTPESLTLMLARADAQTALSTLRMVVVDEWHELLGNKRGVQLQLALARLRRWHPGLIVWGVSATLGNQSHAEQVLIPQGGGVSVQGQSEKSLKVDTLLPPQIERFPWAGHIGLKMLPQVVAELEDCASSLVFTNTRAQSEIWYQALLEARPDWAGLIALHHSSLSRDTRDWVEQALKNGQLKTVVCTSSLDLGVDFLPVERVLQIGSAKGVARLMQRAGRSGHAPGRTSRVTLVPTLSLELIEAAAARDAVAQRRIEPRLSPHKPLDVLVQHLVSMALGGGFVPDELYEEVRGAWAYRDLTHADWAWALAFVRHGGMSLTAYPDYRRVEPDEHGIWCVPDARLARRHRMSIGTIVSDASIHLKFWSKGGGGKQLGSVEEGFIARLKPGDGFLFAGRLLELVRVENMTAYVKRSTAKKAAVPRWNGGRMPLSSELAEAVVSRFSAAAQGEFAGPEMQALRPLLETQMHWSGLPTVNNLLAEVLKSREGWHLFLYPFAGRQVHLGLASLLAWRVSQRLPVTFSIAVNDYGLELLSATHVDWSVQLDSALLSPEDLLRDVLASLNAGELALRRFREIARIAGLVFAGYPGAPKSTRQVQASSGLFFEVFKQYDADNLLLAQAGEEVLREELDIRRLEQTLERINRMKLDMHLIKRPTPLGFPLLVERMRESMSSEKLADRIRRMVGDLEKTADSGKS; encoded by the coding sequence ATGGGCACTTCCACCGACTTCGCCAAACACTGGTTCAGCGCCCGCAGCTGGAAGCCGTTCGCCTTTCAGAAACAGGTGTGGGCGGCGGTCAAACGGGGCGAATCCGGCCTGCTGCACGCCAGCACGGGCGCCGGTAAAACCTATGCAGTGTGGTTTGCTGCGCTCAATCGGCTTGCCCGCTCCGGGCCTATTGTTGAAACTCCCCGTAAACGACCTCCGCTCGCCGAACCGCTGACCGTCTTGTGGATCACGCCGATGCGCGCGCTGGCCGCCGACACCGCGCGTGCCCTGCAAACGCCGCTCGACGATCTGCACATTCCCTGGAGCATCGGCCTGCGCACCGGCGACACCGGCAGCAGCGAACGCGCCCGCCAGAACCGGCGCCTGCCGACCACGCTGATCACCACCCCGGAGAGCCTGACCCTGATGCTCGCCCGCGCCGACGCACAAACGGCGCTGTCGACGTTGCGCATGGTCGTAGTGGATGAGTGGCACGAATTGCTCGGCAACAAACGCGGCGTGCAACTGCAACTGGCCCTTGCCCGGTTGCGGCGCTGGCATCCGGGGCTGATCGTCTGGGGCGTTTCCGCGACGCTCGGCAATCAGTCCCACGCCGAACAGGTACTGATCCCACAGGGCGGTGGCGTGAGTGTTCAGGGGCAAAGCGAAAAGTCGCTCAAGGTCGACACCCTGCTCCCACCGCAGATCGAACGTTTTCCCTGGGCCGGGCACATCGGTCTGAAAATGCTGCCACAGGTGGTCGCCGAACTTGAGGACTGCGCTAGCAGCCTGGTGTTCACCAACACCCGGGCGCAATCGGAAATCTGGTATCAGGCCTTGCTGGAAGCGCGGCCGGACTGGGCCGGGTTGATCGCGCTGCACCACAGCTCGCTGTCCCGCGATACCCGGGACTGGGTCGAGCAGGCGTTGAAGAATGGTCAACTCAAAACCGTGGTCTGTACTTCAAGCCTGGATCTGGGGGTGGATTTCCTGCCGGTGGAGCGCGTGCTGCAGATCGGTTCGGCCAAAGGTGTGGCCCGCTTGATGCAGCGCGCTGGGCGTTCGGGTCATGCGCCCGGTAGAACCTCGCGGGTCACTTTGGTGCCGACCCTCAGCCTGGAGCTGATCGAAGCCGCTGCCGCCCGTGATGCCGTGGCGCAGCGGCGGATCGAACCGCGACTCTCACCGCACAAACCGCTGGATGTACTGGTGCAGCATCTGGTCAGCATGGCGCTTGGTGGTGGTTTTGTTCCAGATGAGCTGTACGAAGAAGTCCGTGGCGCCTGGGCTTACCGCGACTTGACGCATGCGGATTGGGCCTGGGCGCTGGCGTTCGTACGCCACGGCGGAATGTCGCTGACCGCATACCCGGACTACCGCCGGGTCGAGCCGGACGAGCACGGGATCTGGTGCGTCCCCGATGCACGGTTGGCGCGCCGCCATCGCATGAGCATCGGCACCATCGTCAGCGATGCCAGCATTCACCTTAAATTCTGGAGCAAGGGCGGAGGCGGCAAGCAACTGGGCAGCGTAGAAGAAGGCTTCATCGCCCGCCTCAAACCCGGCGACGGTTTCCTGTTCGCCGGGCGCTTGCTGGAACTGGTGCGGGTAGAAAACATGACCGCCTACGTCAAGCGCAGCACGGCGAAAAAAGCCGCCGTGCCGCGCTGGAACGGGGGGCGCATGCCGCTGTCCAGCGAACTCGCCGAAGCGGTGGTCAGCCGATTCAGCGCCGCAGCACAAGGCGAGTTTGCCGGCCCGGAAATGCAGGCTTTGAGACCGTTGCTGGAAACCCAGATGCACTGGTCGGGCCTGCCGACAGTGAACAATCTGCTGGCCGAAGTGCTGAAATCCCGCGAAGGCTGGCACCTTTTCCTCTACCCGTTTGCCGGTCGACAAGTGCATCTGGGGCTGGCCAGCCTGCTGGCGTGGCGGGTCAGCCAGCGCCTGCCTGTGACCTTCTCGATTGCTGTCAACGATTACGGATTGGAGTTGCTCAGTGCCACGCACGTTGACTGGTCTGTGCAACTGGATAGCGCGCTGCTCAGTCCCGAAGATTTATTGAGGGACGTGCTGGCCAGCCTCAACGCCGGCGAACTGGCGTTGCGACGGTTCCGAGAAATCGCTCGGATCGCCGGCCTGGTGTTTGCCGGCTACCCGGGCGCACCGAAAAGCACCCGTCAGGTGCAGGCCTCCAGCGGGCTGTTTTTCGAAGTGTTCAAACAATACGACGCCGACAATCTGTTGCTGGCTCAGGCCGGGGAAGAAGTCCTGCGTGAAGAACTGGATATTCGTCGACTGGAACAGACACTGGAGCGGATCAACCGGATGAAACTGGACATGCACCTGATCAAACGTCCTACGCCGCTCGGCTTTCCATTACTGGTAGAGCGCATGCGCGAAAGCATGAGTTCGGAAAAACTCGCTGACCGCATCCGGCGCATGGTCGGCGATCTGGAGAAAACCGCTGACTCGGGTAAATCCTGA
- the pdeM gene encoding ligase-associated DNA damage response endonuclease PdeM, translating to MNAPYPVHLAGEELWLLPEKALYWPAQQALLIADVHFGKAAAYRRLGQPVPQGTTASNIAVIEQLLAKLPCRQLIFLGDFLHGPGSHAPDTLNELAQWRARHADLPITLIRGNHDKRAGDPPQTLNIRVVPEPLLLGPFALQHEPDPHPERHVLAGHVHPVYRLNGKGRQRLRLACFRLGERISLLPAFGAFTGGYPVEKEGSCRIFVIGDNEIWPVG from the coding sequence ATGAACGCGCCCTACCCCGTGCATCTGGCAGGCGAAGAGCTTTGGCTGCTGCCGGAAAAAGCGTTGTACTGGCCGGCGCAACAGGCGCTGCTGATCGCCGATGTGCATTTCGGCAAAGCGGCCGCTTACCGTCGTCTTGGGCAGCCGGTTCCGCAGGGCACCACGGCGAGCAATATCGCCGTGATTGAGCAGCTGCTGGCGAAACTGCCGTGCCGGCAACTGATCTTTCTCGGCGATTTCCTGCACGGGCCTGGCTCCCATGCCCCCGACACTTTGAATGAGCTGGCGCAGTGGCGGGCGCGTCATGCCGATCTGCCGATTACGCTGATTCGCGGCAATCACGATAAACGTGCCGGTGATCCGCCGCAGACGCTGAACATACGGGTGGTGCCGGAGCCATTGCTGCTCGGGCCCTTCGCGTTGCAACACGAACCTGACCCACATCCTGAACGGCATGTCCTCGCCGGGCACGTGCATCCGGTTTATCGATTGAACGGCAAGGGGCGCCAGCGTTTGCGGCTGGCGTGTTTCAGGCTGGGAGAACGCATCAGTCTGCTGCCGGCCTTCGGTGCGTTCACGGGAGGTTATCCGGTGGAGAAGGAAGGCAGCTGTCGGATCTTTGTCATTGGCGACAACGAAATATGGCCCGTCGGCTGA
- the dcd gene encoding dCTP deaminase — translation MSIKSDKWIRRMAQEHGMIEPFVERQVRGSDDSRVISYGVSSYGYDVRCTSHFKVFTNINSAIVDPKNFDAGSFVDVHSDVCIIPPNSFALATTVEYFRIPRNVLTICLGKSTYARCGIIVNVTPLEPEWEGQVTLEFSNTTNLPAKIYANEGVAQMLFLESDEECEVSYKDRAGKYQGQRGVTLPRT, via the coding sequence ATGAGCATCAAATCGGACAAGTGGATTCGCCGCATGGCGCAGGAACACGGCATGATCGAGCCGTTCGTCGAGCGCCAGGTACGCGGCAGCGACGACAGCCGTGTGATCTCCTACGGTGTGTCGAGCTACGGCTACGATGTGCGTTGCACCAGTCATTTCAAGGTGTTCACCAACATCAATTCGGCCATCGTCGATCCGAAAAACTTCGACGCCGGCAGCTTCGTCGACGTTCACAGTGACGTCTGCATCATCCCGCCGAACTCCTTCGCTTTGGCCACGACCGTTGAATACTTCCGTATTCCACGCAATGTCCTGACCATCTGCCTGGGCAAAAGCACCTACGCCCGTTGCGGCATCATCGTCAACGTCACCCCGCTCGAGCCTGAGTGGGAAGGCCAGGTGACCCTGGAGTTCTCGAACACCACTAACCTGCCGGCGAAGATCTACGCCAACGAAGGTGTGGCGCAGATGCTGTTCCTCGAATCCGACGAGGAATGCGAAGTCTCCTACAAGGACCGTGCTGGCAAGTATCAGGGCCAACGCGGCGTGACCCTGCCGCGCACCTGA
- a CDS encoding cold-shock protein has translation MSNRQTGTVKWFNDEKGFGFITPQSGDDLFVHFKAIQSDGFKSLKEGQQVSFIATRGQKGMQAEEVQVI, from the coding sequence ATGTCTAATCGCCAAACCGGTACCGTTAAGTGGTTCAACGATGAAAAAGGCTTCGGCTTCATCACTCCACAATCCGGTGACGACCTGTTCGTTCACTTCAAAGCTATCCAATCCGACGGCTTCAAAAGCCTGAAAGAAGGCCAACAGGTTTCTTTCATCGCTACCCGCGGTCAGAAAGGCATGCAAGCTGAAGAAGTACAAGTTATCTAA
- a CDS encoding DUF481 domain-containing protein has product MLSRTLLCLAVFSASTPLLADTVWLKNGDKLSGKITLFDGGKLLVQTQYAGAVTIDWKQVKTLESDQELLVKQDAYNGEKAKSLTAAEDGKVTLANGEAPKTVELASIQQILKPKPVVEDLVWKGNVDLALDYQRAEKDTDDYDIGFKTSARHGRWRHTAEGEYNREVQDEVVTTNNWRAEYALDRFLTDKWFWQGRLNYKRDYVEELSRQRVVGTGPGYQFWDDELGAFSLGSLLNRTDYEYSDGGKDNFYSVAMKWDYNRYLIGKKVQFFTTGEIGKPLSDVANYALDSEVGLRYKVTDWASLNLKAERDIISGTKDADLNKTRYTAGFGVAW; this is encoded by the coding sequence ATGTTGTCCAGAACCCTGCTGTGCCTTGCTGTCTTCAGTGCGTCCACGCCCTTGCTTGCCGATACCGTCTGGTTGAAGAACGGTGACAAGCTTAGCGGCAAAATTACCCTGTTCGACGGCGGCAAGTTGCTGGTCCAGACCCAATACGCTGGCGCGGTCACCATCGACTGGAAGCAGGTGAAAACGCTGGAAAGCGATCAGGAATTGCTGGTCAAGCAGGACGCCTACAATGGCGAGAAAGCCAAGTCGCTGACCGCCGCCGAAGACGGCAAGGTCACCCTGGCCAACGGTGAGGCACCGAAAACCGTCGAGCTGGCGAGCATCCAGCAGATTCTCAAGCCAAAACCCGTGGTCGAGGATCTGGTCTGGAAGGGTAATGTCGATCTGGCCCTGGATTATCAGCGCGCCGAAAAGGACACCGACGACTACGACATCGGTTTCAAGACCTCCGCGCGTCACGGGCGCTGGCGACACACCGCCGAGGGCGAATACAACCGTGAAGTCCAGGATGAGGTGGTGACCACCAACAACTGGCGTGCCGAATACGCCCTGGACCGCTTCCTGACCGACAAGTGGTTCTGGCAGGGGCGTCTGAACTACAAGCGTGATTACGTCGAAGAGCTGTCGCGTCAGCGGGTGGTCGGTACCGGTCCGGGCTACCAGTTCTGGGATGACGAACTGGGGGCGTTCTCGCTCGGCTCGCTGCTCAACCGCACCGATTACGAGTACAGCGATGGCGGCAAGGACAACTTCTATTCCGTCGCGATGAAGTGGGACTACAACCGCTACCTCATCGGTAAAAAGGTTCAGTTCTTCACCACCGGCGAGATCGGCAAGCCACTGTCGGACGTCGCCAACTATGCGCTGGATTCGGAAGTGGGCCTGCGCTACAAGGTGACAGACTGGGCCTCGCTCAATCTCAAGGCCGAGCGTGACATCATCAGTGGTACCAAGGACGCTGATCTGAACAAGACCCGCTACACCGCCGGGTTTGGCGTGGCCTGGTAA